From the Billgrantia sulfidoxydans genome, one window contains:
- a CDS encoding ABC transporter ATP-binding protein — MNASVQVVHAPMLEVDDVEHRYGVRCALDGVSFALGRGGFHALLGPNGAGKSTLIGLMTGLLRSQAGEIRIAGHSLRHEPRRVRRQLGVVFQQPTLDLDLSVRQNLLYHASLHGLGWRQARQRCDRELARQGLEARADERVRRLNGGHRRRLEIARALLHEPALLVLDEASVGLDAASRQALNEHVRALCRERGMTVLWTTHLLDEIAPEDNVVMLCAGSVVAAGQAGALCRRTGSRTLQDAFRRLTAPHEIAAEERP, encoded by the coding sequence ATGAACGCCTCGGTCCAGGTCGTCCACGCGCCGATGCTCGAGGTCGACGACGTCGAGCACCGCTACGGCGTCCGCTGCGCCCTCGACGGGGTGAGCTTCGCCCTGGGGCGCGGCGGCTTCCACGCCCTGCTCGGCCCCAACGGCGCCGGCAAGAGCACCCTGATCGGGCTGATGACCGGCCTGCTGCGCAGCCAGGCCGGCGAGATCCGCATCGCCGGCCATTCGCTGCGCCACGAGCCGCGCCGGGTGCGGCGACAGCTGGGCGTGGTGTTCCAGCAGCCGACGCTGGATCTCGACCTCAGCGTACGCCAGAACCTGCTCTATCACGCCTCGCTGCACGGGCTGGGGTGGCGCCAGGCGCGCCAGCGCTGCGACCGCGAGCTGGCCCGCCAGGGGCTCGAGGCGCGCGCCGACGAGCGGGTGCGCCGGCTCAACGGCGGCCACCGCCGCCGGCTGGAGATCGCCCGGGCCCTGCTCCACGAGCCGGCGCTGCTGGTACTCGACGAGGCCAGCGTCGGGCTGGACGCCGCCAGCCGCCAGGCGCTCAACGAACACGTGCGCGCGCTGTGCCGTGAACGCGGCATGACGGTGCTGTGGACGACCCACCTGCTCGACGAGATCGCCCCTGAAGACAACGTCGTGATGCTGTGCGCCGGCAGCGTAGTCGCCGCCGGCCAGGCCGGCGCGCTGTGCCGGCGTACCGGGAGCCGCACCCTGCAGGATGCCTTCCGCCGGCTGACGGCACCACATGAGATCGCCGCAGAGGAGCGCCCCTGA
- a CDS encoding ABC transporter permease: MLAAYWYCFLGVGGREWRRFVQQRTRFFSALVRPLLWLVVFAAGFRAVLGISIMEPYGTYIVYEVYITPGLCCMILLFNGMQGSLSMVYDREMGSMKVLLMSPLSRPFLLLCKVLAISLVSLVQVYAFLAIAWWYGIRPPLVGLATALPALLLVAMMLGSLGLVLANAVRQLENFAGVMNFVIFPLFFLSSALYPLWKMQEAGPWLYWLCANNPFTHGVELVRFALYGRLALEPLLWCLGLTALFATLAVLTFNLQRGQGVTPGRPASAGR; encoded by the coding sequence ATGCTTGCCGCCTACTGGTACTGCTTCCTCGGTGTCGGCGGCCGCGAGTGGCGCCGCTTCGTGCAGCAGCGCACACGCTTCTTCAGTGCCCTGGTACGTCCACTGCTGTGGCTGGTGGTGTTTGCCGCCGGCTTCCGCGCCGTGCTGGGCATCTCGATCATGGAGCCCTACGGCACCTACATCGTCTACGAGGTCTACATCACCCCGGGGCTGTGCTGCATGATCCTGCTGTTCAACGGCATGCAGGGCTCGCTGTCGATGGTCTACGACCGCGAGATGGGCAGCATGAAGGTCCTCTTGATGAGCCCGCTGTCGCGCCCCTTCCTGCTGCTGTGCAAGGTATTGGCGATCTCGCTGGTGTCGCTGGTCCAGGTCTACGCCTTCCTCGCCATCGCCTGGTGGTACGGCATTCGCCCCCCGCTCGTCGGCCTGGCCACGGCGCTGCCGGCCTTGCTGCTGGTGGCGATGATGCTGGGCAGCCTGGGGCTGGTGCTGGCCAACGCCGTGCGCCAGCTGGAGAACTTCGCCGGGGTGATGAACTTCGTGATCTTCCCGCTGTTCTTCCTCTCCTCGGCGCTCTATCCGCTGTGGAAGATGCAGGAGGCCGGGCCCTGGCTCTACTGGCTGTGTGCCAACAACCCCTTCACCCACGGCGTCGAGCTGGTGCGCTTCGCCCTTTACGGTCGGCTCGCGCTCGAGCCCCTGCTGTGGTGTCTGGGGCTGACCGCACTGTTCGCCACCTTGGCGGTGCTCACCTTCAACCTGCAGCGCGGCCAGGGCGTCACCCCCGGGCGCCCGGCCAGCGCGGGGCGCTGA
- a CDS encoding 4Fe-4S binding protein gives MLPLRSLVLAIVLLLASPTLLAEPSPEMQARIQQLFPKATRIEDKRGDTSVYPVYQLDELLGYAYESRDIRDLPGYSGRPIGLLIGLDVDGIFTGVQVLDHHEPVFLHGLGEAPLQAFVGQYRGRSLTEHIVVSSRRAGSGTPGGTVYIDGVTSATVSVIIINDTVLSSAIEVARSQLEAFAQKAATRPRQALYEPLTWRQMVDRGYIGHWRISVAEAEAALGAALSRYPELPTAAPDDAFLDLYYAYVSAPMVGRNLLGDEAFSRLADELAEGRQILAVMSSGLVGHVAQEFRPQSVAERLSLEQGPLAVALRDMDRLPPEAPLRAEGMPAFRQAHLFEMGGSGGFNPGADADLVLDLPLARNPLVADRAEFRTELHLPDELFEPVAVSAPLARPTRPAWVGVWQERWLQVTLLMAGLTVLSVLFAGQHRFSRYPRGLHRFRWGFLFFTLLFIGFYAQGQLSVVNVFTLLLALYDGFELGPFLLDPVLFVLWSFTFATLFLWGRGLFCGWLCPFGAMQEMASWLGKRLGLRQRKVPGAWHRRLVYLKYLILIVLLATAFHSPTLAERLAEVEPFKTSLTLYFWRAWPFVAYAVGLLLAGMVVHKVFCRYLCPLGAGLAILGRFRLFSWLTRIEACGQPCQLCHQRCEINAIRRDGSIDYDECIQCLECLVILHDDDQCVDKRLRRKRRQRDRITAVNVA, from the coding sequence ATGCTCCCGTTGCGCTCGCTCGTGCTCGCGATCGTCCTGCTGCTGGCCTCCCCCACGCTGCTGGCGGAACCATCCCCCGAGATGCAGGCACGCATCCAGCAGCTCTTTCCCAAGGCCACCCGCATCGAGGACAAGCGCGGGGACACCTCGGTCTACCCGGTCTACCAGCTCGACGAGCTGCTGGGCTATGCCTACGAGTCGCGGGACATTCGCGATCTTCCCGGCTACTCGGGTCGCCCCATCGGCCTGTTGATCGGCCTGGACGTCGACGGCATCTTCACCGGGGTCCAGGTGCTCGACCACCATGAACCGGTGTTCCTGCATGGACTGGGCGAAGCGCCGCTGCAGGCCTTCGTCGGCCAGTACCGCGGGCGCTCCCTGACCGAGCACATCGTGGTCAGCAGCCGAAGGGCCGGCAGCGGGACCCCGGGCGGGACGGTCTATATCGACGGCGTCACCTCGGCGACCGTGTCGGTGATCATCATCAACGATACGGTACTGTCGTCGGCCATCGAGGTGGCGCGCAGCCAGTTGGAGGCCTTCGCCCAGAAGGCGGCCACGCGGCCCCGCCAGGCGCTCTACGAACCCCTGACCTGGCGGCAGATGGTCGACCGCGGCTACATCGGCCATTGGCGGATCTCCGTGGCCGAGGCCGAAGCCGCCCTGGGCGCCGCGCTGAGCCGCTACCCCGAGCTGCCGACGGCCGCCCCCGACGACGCCTTCCTCGACCTCTACTACGCCTACGTCAGCGCGCCGATGGTCGGTCGCAACCTGCTGGGCGACGAGGCCTTCTCGCGCCTGGCCGACGAACTCGCGGAAGGCCGGCAGATCCTGGCGGTCATGTCCAGTGGCCTCGTCGGTCATGTGGCGCAGGAGTTTCGCCCCCAGAGTGTCGCCGAGCGGCTGAGCCTGGAACAGGGCCCGCTGGCGGTGGCGCTGCGCGACATGGACCGCCTGCCGCCCGAGGCGCCCCTGCGGGCCGAGGGCATGCCGGCCTTCCGCCAGGCCCACCTGTTCGAGATGGGGGGGAGCGGCGGGTTCAACCCCGGCGCCGACGCCGACCTGGTGCTCGACCTGCCCCTGGCCAGGAACCCGCTGGTCGCGGATCGCGCCGAGTTTCGCACCGAACTGCACCTGCCCGACGAGCTCTTCGAGCCGGTAGCGGTCAGCGCTCCGCTGGCGCGCCCCACCCGGCCGGCCTGGGTGGGGGTGTGGCAGGAACGCTGGCTGCAGGTCACGCTGCTGATGGCCGGCCTCACCGTGCTGAGCGTCCTGTTCGCCGGCCAGCACCGCTTCAGCCGGTATCCGCGAGGGCTGCATCGCTTCCGCTGGGGGTTCCTCTTCTTCACGCTGCTCTTCATCGGCTTCTACGCCCAGGGCCAGCTCTCGGTGGTGAACGTCTTCACCCTGCTGCTGGCCCTCTACGACGGCTTCGAACTCGGCCCCTTTCTGCTTGACCCGGTGCTCTTCGTGCTCTGGAGCTTCACCTTCGCGACCCTGTTCCTATGGGGTCGCGGCCTGTTCTGCGGCTGGCTGTGCCCCTTCGGGGCGATGCAGGAGATGGCCTCCTGGCTCGGCAAGCGGCTGGGACTTCGCCAGCGCAAGGTTCCCGGCGCCTGGCACCGCCGCCTGGTCTACCTCAAGTACCTGATCCTGATCGTTCTCCTCGCCACCGCCTTCCACTCCCCCACCCTGGCCGAGCGGCTGGCGGAAGTGGAGCCCTTCAAGACCAGCCTGACGCTCTACTTCTGGCGCGCCTGGCCGTTCGTGGCCTACGCCGTCGGCCTGCTGCTGGCGGGGATGGTCGTGCACAAGGTCTTCTGCCGCTACCTCTGTCCGCTGGGGGCCGGCCTGGCGATCCTCGGCCGGTTCCGCCTGTTCAGCTGGCTGACGCGCATCGAGGCCTGCGGCCAGCCCTGCCAGCTCTGCCACCAGCGCTGCGAGATCAACGCCATTCGTCGCGATGGCAGTATCGACTACGACGAATGCATACAATGCCTGGAGTGCCTGGTGATCCTGCACGATGACGACCAGTGCGTGGACAAGCGGCTGCGACGCAAACGCCGGCAGCGCGACCGGATCACCGCAGTGAACGTGGCATGA
- the serC gene encoding 3-phosphoserine/phosphohydroxythreonine transaminase codes for MHASAVYNFAAGPGVMPQEVLLEAQRELLDCRRSGMSILEMPFTGEAFQDIADQARRDLRELVGLPPNYRVLFLPGGASTQFSLLPMNLLPPDGRADYVDSGHWSRKAIAEARRYVPVNVAASGARYGYRRLPCRRHWRLDPGAGYCHITSNETADGLAYHRLPDTRGVPLVADMTSDFLSRPLDIERFGVIYAGAQKNIGPAGLTLVIIRDDLLRAAWPACPTAFSYRVQVDSDNRFNTPPTQAIYLAGLVFRWLRSQGGLGAMAARNRRKSEALYAFIDASDFYACAQRVADRSRMNVCFHLAVPSLTAEFVAQARRQGLLNLQGHAAVGGLRASLYNAMPEAGVEALIAFMAAFAARHGRSRRRCG; via the coding sequence ATGCACGCCTCGGCGGTCTACAACTTTGCCGCGGGCCCCGGTGTCATGCCGCAGGAGGTGCTGCTGGAGGCCCAGCGGGAGCTGCTCGACTGCCGCCGCAGCGGCATGTCGATCCTCGAGATGCCGTTCACGGGGGAGGCGTTCCAGGACATCGCGGATCAGGCGCGGCGCGACCTGCGCGAACTGGTCGGCCTGCCGCCGAACTACCGGGTGCTGTTCCTGCCGGGCGGGGCCTCGACCCAGTTCTCGCTGCTGCCGATGAACCTGCTGCCGCCGGATGGCCGGGCGGACTACGTCGACAGCGGCCACTGGTCGCGCAAGGCGATCGCCGAGGCCCGGCGCTACGTGCCGGTCAACGTGGCCGCCAGCGGTGCCCGGTACGGCTACCGCCGGCTGCCGTGCCGCCGGCATTGGCGTCTCGACCCCGGGGCCGGGTATTGCCACATCACCAGCAACGAGACCGCCGACGGGCTGGCCTACCACCGCCTGCCCGACACGCGGGGCGTACCGCTGGTCGCCGACATGACCTCCGACTTCCTCTCCCGCCCGCTCGACATCGAGCGCTTCGGCGTGATCTACGCCGGCGCCCAGAAGAACATCGGCCCTGCCGGGTTGACCCTCGTCATCATCCGCGATGACCTGTTGCGAGCGGCCTGGCCGGCGTGCCCCACCGCGTTCAGCTACCGCGTCCAGGTCGACAGCGACAACCGCTTCAATACGCCGCCGACCCAGGCGATCTACCTGGCCGGGCTGGTCTTTCGCTGGCTGCGCTCGCAGGGCGGCCTGGGCGCGATGGCCGCGCGCAACCGGCGCAAGAGCGAGGCGCTCTATGCCTTCATCGACGCCAGCGACTTCTACGCCTGTGCGCAGCGGGTCGCCGACCGCTCGCGCATGAATGTCTGCTTCCACCTCGCCGTGCCGTCGCTGACTGCTGAGTTCGTCGCTCAGGCGCGCCGCCAGGGGCTGCTCAACCTGCAGGGCCATGCCGCCGTGGGCGGACTGCGTGCCAGCCTCTACAACGCCATGCCCGAAGCCGGGGTCGAGGCGCTGATCGCCTTCATGGCGGCGTTTGCCGCGCGCCATGGCCGGTCGCGCAGGCGCTGCGGATAG
- a CDS encoding urate hydroxylase PuuD: MIASFLDLLLRWSHLLFALVWIGHNYANVVKQPTFMPLGGQRDEPSRSADLEARMQREHGTFRYASIVVWASGMAMLWQRGWLPDALLLQGPLAVIGMGAWIGTLMLLNLWLVLWPHQKKVLGFVPAPMEERVRCSRITFLSSRTNTILSIPLLFLMLASGHGLQLF; the protein is encoded by the coding sequence ATGATCGCCTCGTTCCTCGACCTGCTGCTGCGCTGGTCGCACCTGCTGTTCGCCCTGGTCTGGATCGGGCACAACTACGCCAACGTCGTGAAGCAACCGACCTTCATGCCGCTCGGCGGGCAGCGCGACGAGCCGTCGCGCAGCGCCGATCTCGAGGCGCGGATGCAGCGCGAGCACGGCACCTTTCGCTACGCTTCGATCGTGGTCTGGGCGTCCGGCATGGCCATGCTGTGGCAGCGCGGCTGGCTGCCGGACGCGCTGCTGCTGCAGGGGCCGCTGGCGGTGATCGGCATGGGCGCCTGGATCGGCACGCTGATGCTGCTCAACCTGTGGCTGGTGCTCTGGCCGCACCAGAAGAAGGTGCTCGGCTTCGTACCCGCGCCGATGGAGGAGCGGGTGCGCTGCTCGCGCATCACCTTCCTGTCGTCACGGACCAATACCATCCTGTCGATACCGCTGCTGTTCCTGATGCTGGCCAGCGGTCACGGCCTGCAGCTCTTCTAG
- the pqqE gene encoding pyrroloquinoline quinone biosynthesis protein PqqE: MTRVGSVPSLDGEGKPIWVLLELTYRCPLKCVFCSNPVDFERYGEEELSTAEWKRVMREARDLGAMQIGFSGGEPTLRKDLEALVAEANDLGYYTNLITSGIGLTSRRLAALKEAGLKHIQLGFQSSDRQTANWLAGVNSFDRKLAMAREIKAHGFPMVLNVPITRHNIAQIPEIIELASSLGMEYLELANVQYYNWALLNRDRLLPTREELAWAEAEVAKARRRLGGSMTIFFVIPDYYEGRPKACMNGWGSIHLTIAPDGAALPCSQARTLETLAFPTVREHSLEWLWRESPTFRKYRGDEWMKEPCRSCDERERDFGGCRCQALLLTGDAANADPACSKSPHHGVIQQAIAQSQAVGGRGELIARQGGLASGRRGA; encoded by the coding sequence ATGACAAGGGTTGGATCCGTGCCGAGCCTCGACGGTGAGGGCAAGCCCATCTGGGTCTTGCTGGAACTCACCTATCGTTGCCCGCTCAAGTGCGTTTTCTGCAGCAATCCGGTGGATTTCGAGCGCTACGGCGAGGAGGAGCTGAGCACCGCCGAGTGGAAGCGGGTGATGCGTGAGGCCCGCGATCTGGGGGCGATGCAGATCGGTTTCTCCGGTGGCGAGCCGACGCTGCGCAAGGACCTGGAGGCGCTGGTGGCCGAGGCCAACGACCTGGGTTACTACACCAACCTGATCACCTCGGGCATCGGCTTGACCTCACGCCGCCTGGCAGCGCTGAAGGAGGCGGGGCTCAAGCATATCCAATTGGGCTTTCAGTCCAGCGACCGGCAGACGGCGAACTGGCTCGCGGGGGTGAACAGCTTCGATCGCAAGCTGGCCATGGCGCGCGAGATAAAGGCCCACGGTTTTCCCATGGTGCTCAACGTACCGATCACCCGCCACAACATCGCCCAGATTCCCGAGATCATCGAGCTGGCCAGCTCGCTGGGCATGGAGTACCTGGAGCTGGCCAACGTCCAGTACTACAACTGGGCGCTGCTCAACCGCGACCGCCTGCTGCCCACTCGCGAGGAGCTGGCCTGGGCCGAGGCCGAGGTCGCCAAGGCGCGCCGCCGGCTGGGGGGCTCGATGACCATCTTCTTCGTCATCCCCGACTACTACGAAGGCCGTCCCAAGGCGTGCATGAACGGCTGGGGCTCGATCCACCTGACCATCGCCCCGGACGGGGCGGCGCTGCCCTGCTCGCAGGCGCGCACCCTGGAGACGCTAGCGTTCCCGACCGTGCGCGAGCACAGCCTCGAATGGCTGTGGCGGGAATCGCCCACCTTCCGCAAGTACCGGGGCGACGAGTGGATGAAGGAGCCCTGCCGTAGCTGCGACGAGCGCGAGCGCGACTTCGGCGGCTGCCGCTGCCAGGCGCTGCTGCTCACCGGCGACGCCGCCAACGCGGACCCGGCCTGCAGCAAGTCGCCGCATCATGGCGTGATCCAGCAGGCCATCGCCCAGTCGCAGGCAGTGGGTGGACGGGGCGAACTCATCGCCCGGCAGGGCGGCCTGGCCTCCGGGAGGAGAGGCGCATGA
- the pqqD gene encoding pyrroloquinoline quinone biosynthesis peptide chaperone PqqD, protein MTDQSSIDMAACYSIHPTFLFRWEASQDAHVLLYPEGIVKLNETGGRILAHCDGDTTVTAMIDALATCYDAKRDTVAEGVVKFLEVAHDKGWIRAEPRR, encoded by the coding sequence ATGACTGACCAATCGAGCATCGACATGGCGGCTTGCTATTCGATCCACCCGACGTTCCTCTTTCGCTGGGAAGCGTCCCAGGATGCCCACGTCCTGCTTTACCCCGAAGGCATCGTCAAGCTGAACGAGACCGGTGGTCGTATCCTCGCGCATTGCGACGGCGATACCACCGTGACGGCGATGATCGATGCGCTCGCCACATGCTACGACGCCAAGCGCGATACCGTTGCCGAGGGCGTCGTCAAGTTTCTGGAGGTGGCCCATGACAAGGGTTGGATCCGTGCCGAGCCTCGACGGTGA
- the pqqA gene encoding pyrroloquinoline quinone precursor peptide PqqA → MQWVDPAFCDLRLGFEVTAYVYVR, encoded by the coding sequence ATGCAATGGGTTGATCCGGCATTCTGCGACTTGCGTCTGGGCTTCGAAGTGACGGCCTACGTCTACGTTCGCTGA
- a CDS encoding ABC transporter ATP-binding protein, with protein MLELDVTRHGTPRTILGRLSLRVAAGDRICLLGPSGSGKTTLLNLIAGLDAPSSGGGVTREAALRIGYLFQEHRLLPWRTLRQNLLLVGAAPEDVDTLLARVDLAGHGDDLPDQLSLGMARRAALARCLAVEPDLLLLDEPFASLDSRRAQALRACLGALLEQHPQMAMICVTHDAQDAARLANRVWYLDGRPAQLRWDERLAQDSDRAAVVQTLSRLADPL; from the coding sequence ATGCTTGAGCTGGACGTCACCCGCCACGGCACGCCTCGGACGATTCTCGGCCGTCTCTCCCTGCGTGTCGCCGCGGGTGACCGCATCTGCCTGCTGGGTCCCTCGGGCAGCGGCAAGACCACGTTGCTCAACCTCATCGCCGGCCTGGATGCTCCCTCCTCGGGTGGCGGCGTGACGCGCGAGGCCGCGCTGCGAATCGGCTACCTGTTCCAGGAGCACCGACTGCTGCCGTGGCGCACGCTGCGTCAGAACCTGCTCCTGGTCGGCGCCGCCCCGGAGGACGTCGACACGCTGCTGGCCCGGGTCGACCTGGCCGGCCACGGCGACGACCTGCCCGACCAGCTGTCGCTGGGCATGGCGCGCCGGGCGGCGCTGGCACGCTGCCTGGCCGTCGAGCCCGACCTGCTGCTGCTCGACGAGCCCTTCGCCTCGCTCGATTCGCGCCGGGCGCAGGCGCTGCGCGCATGTCTCGGCGCGCTGCTGGAGCAGCACCCGCAGATGGCGATGATCTGCGTGACCCACGACGCGCAGGATGCGGCGCGCCTGGCCAACCGGGTCTGGTATCTCGACGGTCGGCCGGCGCAGCTGCGCTGGGACGAGCGGCTCGCGCAGGACAGCGATCGGGCCGCGGTGGTGCAGACCCTGTCGCGCCTGGCCGACCCCCTCTGA
- a CDS encoding ABC transporter permease yields the protein MSVRALAGWVGLPALLLVWWLVAGLLDSALLPTPGVVFETLWQAQQAGELWHHLAVTLRRVAISFLLAMALGTLLGVWMGRSRLVDDLLDPLLVALLNLPALVTIILLYVWFGLVEAAAVLAVVINKVPNVAVTVREGARSLDERLEQMADVYRFGRARRLVHVWLPQLAPYLMAAARSGLALVWKIVLVVELLGRSDGVGFQLHMAFQLFDVATLLAYSLAFITVVQLAERGVLRPLERRATRWRRVGGARHA from the coding sequence GTGAGCGTGCGCGCCCTGGCCGGCTGGGTCGGCCTGCCGGCGCTGCTGCTCGTCTGGTGGCTGGTCGCCGGCCTGCTGGACAGCGCGCTGCTGCCCACACCGGGGGTGGTGTTCGAGACGCTGTGGCAGGCGCAGCAGGCGGGCGAACTCTGGCATCACCTGGCGGTAACGCTGCGCCGGGTGGCGATCAGCTTCCTGCTGGCGATGGCCCTGGGCACGCTGCTGGGGGTCTGGATGGGGCGCAGTCGGCTCGTCGACGATCTGCTCGACCCGCTGCTGGTGGCGCTGCTCAACCTGCCCGCCCTGGTCACCATCATCCTGCTCTATGTGTGGTTCGGCCTGGTCGAGGCCGCTGCGGTGCTGGCGGTGGTGATCAACAAGGTACCCAACGTGGCGGTCACGGTGCGCGAGGGCGCACGCAGCCTCGACGAGCGCCTCGAGCAGATGGCCGACGTCTACCGTTTCGGCCGCGCCAGGCGCCTGGTTCACGTGTGGCTGCCGCAGCTGGCCCCCTACCTGATGGCAGCGGCCCGCAGCGGCCTGGCGCTGGTGTGGAAGATCGTGCTGGTGGTCGAGCTGCTGGGGCGCTCCGACGGGGTCGGCTTCCAGCTGCACATGGCCTTCCAGCTCTTCGACGTGGCCACCCTCCTGGCCTACAGCCTGGCCTTCATCACCGTGGTGCAGCTGGCCGAACGCGGCGTGCTGCGCCCGCTGGAGCGCCGCGCCACGCGCTGGCGCCGGGTCGGGGGAGCGCGCCATGCTTGA
- a CDS encoding ABC transporter substrate-binding protein → MTIRTHASWPLALCHALSRILLVFGLGLGLCLPLAHAGEPPPLRLSVLQSGTAHWELEHMRRLGLDRQAGFALEVRLVPHLPASRIALASGEVAGAVADLLWVQARFEQGEPYLFLPFSAQIGDIMVAPDADIASLDDLRGKRIGVAGGPDSKGWILLRRVAAERGLDLEREAEVQYAAPPLLSEALRRGRIDALVTYWHFAARLEAAGEGRRLLQMADLLDALALERDLPVLGYVFHEGWARENRALLDRFAAALDATKRSLAGSQSHWDALRPLMRVASDAEFEAFRQGFLGGVPAPLDERRIADLQALLRLAGADAERLLPPRLFYRHAARTEPP, encoded by the coding sequence ATGACGATACGCACTCACGCCTCATGGCCACTCGCGCTGTGCCATGCCCTCAGTCGCATCTTGCTCGTGTTCGGGCTCGGGCTGGGCCTGTGCCTGCCGCTCGCGCACGCCGGGGAGCCGCCCCCGCTGCGGCTCAGCGTGCTGCAGTCGGGCACCGCCCACTGGGAGCTGGAGCACATGCGCCGCCTGGGGCTGGATCGCCAGGCGGGATTCGCGCTCGAGGTACGCCTGGTGCCGCACCTGCCGGCGTCGCGCATCGCGCTGGCCAGCGGCGAGGTGGCCGGCGCCGTGGCCGACCTGCTGTGGGTCCAGGCGCGCTTCGAACAGGGCGAACCCTATCTGTTCCTGCCGTTCTCCGCACAGATCGGCGACATCATGGTGGCCCCGGATGCCGATATCGCCTCGCTCGACGACCTGCGCGGCAAGCGCATCGGCGTGGCCGGCGGGCCCGACAGCAAGGGCTGGATCCTGCTGCGCCGGGTCGCGGCCGAGCGCGGCCTCGACCTGGAGCGCGAGGCCGAGGTGCAGTACGCCGCGCCGCCGCTGCTCAGCGAGGCGCTGCGCCGCGGCCGGATCGATGCGCTGGTGACCTACTGGCACTTCGCCGCACGGCTCGAGGCGGCGGGCGAGGGGCGCCGGCTGCTGCAGATGGCGGACCTGCTCGACGCCCTGGCGCTCGAGCGCGACCTGCCGGTGCTGGGCTACGTGTTCCACGAGGGCTGGGCCCGCGAGAACCGCGCGCTGCTGGATCGCTTCGCCGCCGCGCTGGACGCGACCAAGCGCTCGCTGGCAGGCAGCCAGTCCCACTGGGACGCGCTGCGACCGCTGATGCGCGTGGCAAGCGACGCCGAGTTCGAGGCGTTTCGCCAAGGCTTCCTCGGCGGCGTGCCCGCGCCGCTCGACGAGCGGCGCATCGCCGACCTCCAGGCGCTGCTGCGGCTGGCCGGCGCCGATGCCGAGCGCCTGTTGCCGCCCCGGCTCTTCTACCGCCACGCGGCTCGAACGGAGCCGCCGTGA
- a CDS encoding response regulator, with the protein MYKLLIADDHPLFREAICRVVRDGFEHAEVLETEDLESTLALAQQHEDIDLILLDLNMPGVHGLSGLIQLRNEAPTIPVVIISAEQEKQVILQAVTYGAVGFITKSSPREQMTQAIAQILEGNIYLPSDIIRASGGSARTSRGEPTVTARQLETLTRKQLQVLEHMTRGESNKMIAYHLEIAETTVKAHVSAILRKLGVNNRVQAILSASDIDFSVFHKRAPRLDD; encoded by the coding sequence ATGTACAAGCTGCTGATCGCCGACGATCACCCTCTCTTCCGCGAAGCCATCTGTCGCGTGGTCCGCGACGGCTTCGAGCATGCCGAGGTCCTCGAAACCGAGGATCTCGAATCGACCCTGGCCCTGGCGCAGCAGCACGAGGACATCGACCTGATCCTGCTGGACCTCAACATGCCGGGCGTGCACGGCCTCTCCGGGCTGATCCAGCTGCGCAACGAGGCGCCGACCATCCCGGTGGTGATCATCTCGGCGGAACAGGAGAAGCAGGTGATCCTGCAGGCGGTCACCTACGGCGCGGTCGGGTTCATCACCAAGTCGTCACCGCGCGAGCAGATGACCCAGGCCATCGCCCAGATCCTGGAGGGAAACATCTACCTGCCCTCGGACATCATCCGCGCCAGCGGCGGCTCAGCGCGCACCAGCCGCGGCGAGCCGACGGTGACCGCACGCCAGCTGGAGACCCTGACGCGCAAGCAGCTGCAGGTGCTCGAGCACATGACCCGGGGCGAGTCCAACAAGATGATCGCCTACCACCTGGAGATCGCCGAGACCACGGTCAAGGCGCATGTCTCAGCGATCCTGCGCAAGCTCGGCGTGAACAACCGGGTCCAGGCCATCCTGTCGGCCAGCGACATCGACTTCAGCGTCTTTCACAAGCGTGCTCCGCGACTAGACGACTGA